AAGACCTCGATTATATGGCGGATCCATTAATACCAGATCAAACTCTTTTTGTAAGGATGCCAGACAGTGCAGATTTTTGCTGATATCCCATCTGACGACAGTTGATTGCTTTTCAAGCGCGCAGGATTCGATGTTTCGTTTGATTATAGACAATGCAGCGGTATTGTTATCGATGAACACCGCATGATCGGCTCCCCGGCTCAGAGATTCGATTCCAAGCGCCCCTGTTCCGGAAAACAGGTCCAGTACCGTTCTGTTATGGATTTGTCCGTATAAAATATTGAAAATAGACTCCCTCAGACGGTCTGCCGTCGGTCTGACATCTGTGCCCCGAACCGAATAAAGTGTTTTGCCTCTCAGATTTCCCGCGATGACTCTCAAAGCAACATCCTTATAACCTGTTCGTCAAACAGGCGATTGGCGTTTTAACCTGTTGACATAGGCGTATAAATAATTTTTTTCGATACCTGAAACAGCGGCGGTTTTTTCGATGTTATGCTGATGCTGCTCAAGTTTCCTCCGAATGAATTCTTTTTCAAACAAGGCTTTGGCTTCATCGAGTTTATCAACGGAAAAGAGCCTGTCTTCGATGGAATCATTTAAACGCCGGTCAATCGGGTTGTAGGGCGTCGGGATGTCAGACTCGTCAATGATGGCGGTGGTGACCATC
The DNA window shown above is from Desulfobacterales bacterium and carries:
- the rsmD gene encoding 16S rRNA (guanine(966)-N(2))-methyltransferase RsmD — protein: MRVIAGNLRGKTLYSVRGTDVRPTADRLRESIFNILYGQIHNRTVLDLFSGTGALGIESLSRGADHAVFIDNNTAALSIIKRNIESCALEKQSTVVRWDISKNLHCLASLQKEFDLVLMDPPYNRGLLRPALYHLHLSRLLTAGCRIVVEHSPLETVPEDLTMYTCDDQRKYGHTRVTFLTYQ